In Longimicrobium sp., one genomic interval encodes:
- a CDS encoding acyl-CoA dehydrogenase, translating into MATVDLATGGAPLTVLSEDEQMFRDLVRGFAEESVRPLVHEMDEHQKMSTDLIPQFFEMGLMGIEVPEEHGGTGASFFTAALVVEELSRVDASVGVFVDVQNTLVNNAFLRWGSEALKAKYLPQLSAEKVGAYALSEAGSGSDAFALTTKAVKADGGFRVTGRKLWITNGGEAEIFIVFANADPSAGYKGITAFIVEKGFDGFAVGKKEDKLGIRASSTTELILEDVFVPDENVLGEVGKGYKTAIETLNEGRIGIGAQMIGIGQGALDATVKYVQEREQFGKRIADFQGVQFQLAQMATELEAARLMVYNAARLKDAGLPFLQEAAMGKLFSSQVAQKITSTCVDLYGGYGFTREYPVEKFYRDSKIGSIYEGTSNMQLQTIAKGLMK; encoded by the coding sequence ATGGCAACCGTTGACCTCGCGACCGGCGGCGCGCCGCTGACGGTCCTCAGCGAAGACGAGCAGATGTTCCGCGACCTGGTGCGCGGTTTTGCGGAGGAAAGCGTCCGCCCCCTCGTCCACGAGATGGACGAGCACCAGAAGATGTCCACCGACCTCATCCCCCAGTTCTTTGAGATGGGGCTGATGGGGATCGAGGTGCCCGAGGAGCACGGCGGCACCGGCGCCTCCTTCTTCACCGCCGCGCTCGTGGTGGAGGAGCTCAGCCGCGTGGACGCCAGCGTGGGCGTCTTCGTCGACGTGCAGAACACCCTCGTCAACAACGCCTTCCTGCGCTGGGGGAGCGAGGCGCTCAAGGCCAAGTACCTCCCGCAGCTCTCCGCCGAAAAGGTGGGCGCCTACGCCCTCTCCGAGGCCGGCTCCGGCTCCGACGCCTTCGCGCTCACCACGAAGGCGGTGAAGGCGGACGGCGGGTTCCGCGTCACGGGCCGCAAGCTGTGGATCACCAACGGCGGCGAGGCGGAGATCTTCATCGTCTTCGCCAACGCCGATCCGTCGGCCGGCTACAAGGGGATCACGGCGTTCATCGTGGAGAAGGGCTTCGACGGCTTCGCGGTCGGCAAGAAGGAGGACAAGCTCGGCATCCGCGCCTCGTCCACCACCGAGCTGATCCTGGAAGACGTCTTCGTCCCCGACGAGAACGTGCTGGGCGAGGTGGGCAAGGGCTACAAGACGGCCATCGAGACGCTCAACGAGGGCCGCATCGGCATCGGCGCGCAGATGATCGGGATCGGGCAGGGGGCGCTGGACGCCACGGTGAAGTACGTGCAGGAGCGCGAGCAGTTCGGCAAACGCATCGCCGACTTCCAGGGCGTGCAGTTCCAGCTCGCGCAGATGGCCACCGAGCTGGAGGCCGCGCGCCTGATGGTGTACAACGCCGCCCGCCTCAAGGATGCCGGCCTTCCCTTCCTGCAGGAAGCGGCGATGGGCAAGCTCTTCTCGTCGCAGGTCGCGCAGAAGATCACCTCCACCTGCGTGGACCTGTACGGCGGCTACGGCTTCACCCGCGAGTACCCGGTGGAGAAGTTCTACCGCGACTCCAAGATCGGCTCCATCTACGAAGGCACCAGCAACATGCAGCTCCAGACGATCGCGAAGGGGCTGATGAAGTAA